From a region of the Cyclopterus lumpus isolate fCycLum1 chromosome 5, fCycLum1.pri, whole genome shotgun sequence genome:
- the itcha gene encoding itchy E3 ubiquitin protein ligase a encodes MKAQLQVTVLSAKLKENKKNWFGPSPYVEVAVDGQSKRTEKCNNTHSPKWKQPVTVIVTPVSKLIFRVWSHQTLKADILLGMAMLEIRETLKANDLKICEVVQTLQLCSDRDHRDVVGDLSVCLDGMQLDPETFASAEREHATAPNGIARKNGDTDNRSSRDTSPSSDSEEWVIVPNGHAVNGTGSPSQSPGGSNASRPPRPARPPPPTPQRPTASPTSLSSSSPSELSEGPASDGSSQVSASGCSNQQDDSGAAIVPAATTTTTTTTIETTTTTAAAAATISTTTTEAAAAPPPPPPPSSSSSAATAATATAGSSQTASGPKPGTSASAALATTTPRIPPMSNGPLPPGWEQRADQNGRVYYVDHIEKRTTWERPDPLPSGWERRVDPMGRVYYVDHITRTTTWQRPTQESVRNYEEWQHQRSQLQGAMQQFNQRFIYGLQDQLAATANKEFDPLGPLPHGWEKRTDTNGRVYFVHHPTRATQWEDPRTQGLLNDKPLPEGWEMRFTVDGIPYFVDHNRRTTTYIDPRTGKSSLENGPQITYVRDFKAKVQYFRFWCQQLSMPQHIKINVSRKTLFEDSFQQIMSFHPQDLRRRLWIIFPGEEGLDYGGVAREWFFLLSHEVLNPMYCLFEYAGKDNYCLQINPASYINPDHLKYFKFIGRFIAMALFHGKFIDTGFSLPFYKRILNKPLALKDLESIDPEFYNSLIWIKDNNIEECGLEMFFSVDKEILGEVTTHELKSDGGNLQVTEENKEEYIRLVAEWRLSRGVEEQTQAFFEGFNEVLPQQYLQYFDAKELEVMLCGMQEIDLVDW; translated from the exons ATGAAGGCCCAATTACAAGTCACAG TGCTTTCAGCCAagctgaaggaaaacaaaaagaactgGTTTGGTCCCAGCCCTTATGTTGAGGTAGCCGTGGATGGCCAGTCAAAGAGGACTGAGAAGTGCAACAACACTCACAGTCCCAAATGGAAACAGCCTGTCACAGT AATTGTTACTCCGGTCAGCAAGCTGATATTTCGTGTTTGGAGCCACCAGACACTGAAAGCAGACATCCTGTTGGGAATGGCCATGCTGGAGATCAGAGAGACCCTCAAAGCTAACGACCTGAAAA TTTGTGAGGTAGTGCAGACGCTGCAGCTGTGCTCTGACAGAGACCATCGGGATGTTGTAGGTGACCTGTCGGTCTGTCTTGACGGCATGCAGTTAGACCCAGAAACTTTTGCCTCGGCAGAGAGAGAACATG CTACTGCTCCAAATGGAATTGCAAGAAAAAATGGAGACACTGACAACAG GTCAAGCAGAGACACATCTCCCTCCAGTGACTCAGAGGAGTGGGTTATTGTACCTAATGGTCATGCCGTCAATGGTACGGGTTCCCCTTCCCAATCTCCAGGGGGCTCCAACGCCTCGCGTCCGCCCAGACCAGCACGACCTCCGCCTCCGACGCCTCAAAGACCAACAGCCTCCCCGA CCTCTTTAAGCAGTTCCTCCCCTAGTGAGCTGAGTGAAGGTCCAGCATCTGATGGCTCCTCTCAGGTTTCAGCTAGTGGATGTTCAAATCAGCAGGATGACTCAGGAGCGGCAATAGtaccagcagcaacaacaacaacaacaacaacaacaatagaaacaacaacaacaacagcagcagcagcagcaacaatatcaacaacaacaacagaagcagcagcagcaccaccaccaccaccaccaccatcatcatcatcttcagcagcaacagcagcaaccgCAACAGCAGGTTCTTCCCAGACAGCAAGTGGCCCAAAACCAGGGACCTCTGCCTCAGCAGCTCTGGCCACAACAACTCCCAGAATCCCACCCATGAGCAACGGCCCCTTACCACCAGG CTGGGAGCAAAGGGCGGACCAGAACGGACGGGTGTACTATGTGGATCACATTGAGAAAAGGACAACCTGGGAAAGGCCCGACCCCCTGCCATCAGG GTGGGAGCGCAGGGTGGACCCGATGGGTAGGGTGTACTACGTCGACCACATAACCCGAACTACGACTTGGCAACGACCCACTCAGGAGTCGGTGCGTAACTATGAAGAGTGGCAGCACCAGCGCAGCCAGCTGCAGGGAGCCATGCAGCAGTTTAACCAGCGGTTCATTTATGGG CTCCAAGACCAGTTGGCAGCCACGGCCAACAAAGAGTTTGACCCACTGGGACCACTGCCACATGGTTGGG AGAAGAGAACAGACACCAACGGCAGAGTGTATTTTGTCCATCACCCGACTCGGGCGACACAGTGGGAGGACCCCAGGACACAAGG GCTGCTGAATGACAAGCCCCTGCCAGAGGGTTGGGAAATGAGGTTCACAGTAGATGGTATTCCCTACTTTGTAGACCACAACAGGCGAACCACCACTTACATTGACCCTCGCACAGGGAAATCCTCACT TGAGAATGGGCCACAGATAACCTATGTCAGGGACTTCAAAGCCAAGGTGCAATACTTCAGGTTCTGGTGTCAG CAATTGTCGATGCCTCAGCACATTAAGATCAACGTCTCCAGGAAAACCTTGTTTGAGGATTCATTTCAACAG ATCATGAGCTTCCATCCTCAAGATCTGAGGCGGAGACTGTGGATCATTTTTCCTGGAGAGGAAGGCTTGGACTACGGAGGTGTGGCCAG GGAGTGGTTCTTCTTGCTCTCTCATGAGGTCCTGAACCCCATGTACTGTTTGTTTGAGTATGCTGGCAAGGACAACTACTGTCTGCAGATCAACCCTGCGTCCTACATCAACCCCGATCACCTCAAGTACTTCAAGTTCATAGGACGCTTCATCGCCATG GCCTTGTTCCATGGAAAATTCATCGACACGGGTTTCTCCCTGCCCTTCTACAAGCGAATTCTGAACAAACCTCTGGCTCTCAAGGACCTGGAGTCCATCGATCCAGAGTTTTACAACTCACTCATCTGGATCAA GGATAATAACATAGAGGAGTGCGGACTGGAGATGTTCTTTTCCGTTGACAAAGAGATCCTGGGGGAGGTCACCACCCACGAGCTGAAATCGGATGGAGGAAACCTCCAAGTAACTGAGGAAAATAAGGAGGAATACATCAG GTTGGTGGCAGAGTGGAGGCTGTCCAGAGGTGTGGAGGAGCAGACTCAAGCATTCTTTGAGGGCTTCAATGAAGTCTTGCCCCAGCAATACCTTCAATACTTTGATGCTAAGGAATTAGAg GTGATGCTCTGTGGGATGCAGGAGATAGACCTGGTGGACTGGTAG
- the bloc1s1 gene encoding biogenesis of lysosome-related organelles complex 1 subunit 1 produces MLSRLLKEHQAKQNERKEQQERRRREAISAATCLTEALVDHLNVGVAQAYVNQRKLDHEVKTLQVQASQFSKQTAQWISMVEGFNQALKEIGDVENWARSIEMDMRTISTALEYVHKGQLQSASS; encoded by the exons ATGTTGTCTCGTCTACTGAAGGAGCACCAGGCGAAGCAAAATGAGCGGAAGGAGCAGCAGG AGAGACGCAGACGTGAAGCTATTTCCGCCGCCACCTGTCTGACAGAAGCTCTGGTGGACCACCTCAATGTCGG AGTTGCCCAGGCATACGTAAACCAGCGTAAGCTCGATCATGAGGTGAAGACTCTCCAAGTGCAGGCTAGCCAGTTCTCCAAACAAACTGCTCAGTGGATCAGTATGGTGGAGGGTTTTAATCAGGCCCTAAAG GAAATTGGGGATGTGGAGAACTGGGCCCGCAGTATTGAGATGGACATGAGGACCATTTCCACAGCTCTGGAGTACGTACACAAGGGACAACTGCAGTCTGCTTCCTCATAA
- the rdh5 gene encoding retinol dehydrogenase 5, whose amino-acid sequence MDMQFVYDVLGENAWSYISATFVALWIMVWLYRDSLQIENIAEKHVFVTGCDTGFGNLLCQNLDRKGFHVLAGCLTEKGADDLKRLAGPHLKTVLLDVTNQDSIQKAMEWTEKEVGDKGLWGVVNNAGRSLPMGPSEWMKVEDYHSTLKVNMNGVIAMTMIFLPLIKKARGRIVNVASVLGRVAANGGGYCISKFAVESFSDCLRRDINYFGINVCIIEPGFFKTAVTSLDPLEKELHRLWNQLSPEVQASYGDKYLDKYIKVQRLIMNAICDTDISKVTGCMEHALTAAYPRTRYSPGWDAKFIWIPLSYMPSCVVDIGLKLVLPRPSKSV is encoded by the exons ATGGATATGCAGTTTGTCTATGACGTTTTAGG GGAAAATGCTTGGTCATACATCAGTGCTACCTTCGTGGCGTTGTGGATTATGGTGTGGTTGTACAGAGACAGCCTGCAGATTGAGAACATCGCCGAAAAGCACGTCTTTGTGACCGGCTGTGACACGGGGTTTGGAAACCTGCTGTGTCAGAACCTCGATCGTAAAGGTTTCCACGTGCTCGCTGGCTGTCTCACAGAAAAGGGAGCCGACGACCTGAAGAGGTTGGCGGGCCCTCATTTGAAGACTGTCCTTCTGGATGTGACCAATCAGGACAGCATCCAGAAAGCCATGGAGTGGACCGAGAAGGAGGTCGGCGATAAGG GACTCTGGGGTGTTGTGAACAACGCTGGACGCTCATTACCCATGGGTCCTTCTGAGTGGATGAAAGTGGAGGATTACCACAGCACACTGAAAGTCAACATGAATGGAGTTATTGCCATGACGATGATCTTCCTGCCACTCATCAAAAAGGCCCGGGGCCGTATTGTTAACGTAGCGTCGGTGCTGGGCAGGGTGGCTGCAAACGGTGGCGGATACTGCATCTCCAAGTTTGCAGTGGAGTCTTTCTCTGACTGCCTCAG GAGAGATATTAACTACTTTGGCATCAATGTGTGCATTATTGAGCCGGGGTTTTTCAAGACCGCAGTGACGAGCCTGGACCCCCTCGAGAAGGAGCTGCACCGCCTGTGGAACCAGCTCAGCCCTGAAGTACAAGCCAGCTATGGAGACAAGTACCTTGATAAAT ACATCAAGGTCCAGCGTTTGATCATGAACGCTATCTGCGACACTGACATCTCCAAGGTGACCGGCTGCATGGAGCACGCTCTGACCGCTGCCTACCCACGCACCAGATACAGCCCCGGCTGGGATGCTAAGTTTATCTGGATCCCCCTCTCTTACATGCCTTCGTGTGTAGTTGACATTGGGCTGAAGCTGGTGCTGCCTCGCCCGTCAAAGAGCGTGTAA